Proteins from a single region of Budorcas taxicolor isolate Tak-1 chromosome 7, Takin1.1, whole genome shotgun sequence:
- the KLHL26 gene encoding kelch-like protein 26 isoform X2 — protein MAESGGSGGAGGGGFGAGPGPERPSSMADKNGALKCTFSAPGHSTSLLQGLAALRAQGQLLDVVLTVNRETFHAHKVVLAACSDYFRAMFTGGMREASQDVIELKGVSARGLRHIIDFAYSAEVTLDLDCVQDVLGAAVFLQMLPVVELCEEFLKAAMSVETCLHIGHMATTFSLASLKESVDAFTFRHFLQIAEEEDFLHLPLERLVFFLQSNRLQSCAEIDLFRAAVRWLQHDPARRLRASHVLCHIRFPLMRPSDLVDNVQTLDIMVEDVLCRQYLLEAFSYQVLPFRQHEMQSSRTAVRSDVPSLVAFGGTPYTDSDRSVSSKVYQLPEPGARHFRELTEMEVGCSHTCVAVLDNFVYVAGGQHLQYRSGEGAVDACYRYDPHLNRWLRLQAMQESRIQFQLNVLCGMVYATGGRNRAGSLASVERYCPRRNEWGYACSLKRRTWGHAGASAGGRLYISGGYGISVEDKKALHCYDPEADQWEFKAPMSEPRVLHAMVGAGGRIYALGGRMDHVDRCFDVLAVEYYVPETDQWTSVTPMRAGQSEAGCCLLDRKIYIVGGYNWRLNNVTGLVQVYNTETDEWERDLHFPESFAGIACAPVLLPRAGARRGQHCCLINEICTLGAT, from the exons CATGGCTGACAAGAACGGGGCCCTCAAGTGCACCTTCTCGGCCCCTGGCCACAGCACCAGCCTCCTGCAGGGCCTCGCTGCCCTCCGCGCCCAGGGCCAGCTCCTGGACGTCGTGCTCACTGTCAACCGAGAGACCTTCCACGCGCACAAGGTGGTCCTGGCTGCCTGCAGCGACTACTTCAG GGCCATGTTCACGGGTGGCATGCGGGAGGCGAGCCAGGACGTCATTGAGCTGAAGGGCGTGTCGGCCCGTGGCCTGAGGCACATCATCGACTTCGCCTACAGCGCCGAGGTGACCCTGGACCTGGACTGTGTGCAGGACGTGCTGGGCGCCGCCGTGTTCCTGCAGATGCTGCCTGTGGTGGAGCTGTGCGAGGAGTTCCTCAAGGCCGCCATGAGCGTCGAGACCTGTCTGCACATCGGCCACATGGCCACCACCTTCAGCCTGGCCTCGCTCAAGGAATCAGTGGACGCCTTCACCTTCCGGCACTTCCTGCAGATAGCCGAGGAGGAGGACTTCCTGCACCTGCCGCTCGAGCGCCTGGTCTTTTTCCTGCAGAGCAACCGGCTGCAGAGCTGCGCCGAGATTGACCTGTTCCGGGCGGCCGTGCGCTGGCTGCAGCACGACCCAGCCCGGCGCCTGCGTGCCAGCCACGTGCTCTGCCACATCCGCTTCCCGCTTATGCGGCCCTCGGACCTGGTGGACAACGTGCAGACGCTGGACATCATGGTGGAGGACGTGCTGTGCCGCCAGTACCTGCTGGAGGCTTTCAGCTACCAAGTGCTCCCCTTCCGGCAGCACGAGATGCAGTCGTCACGCACCGCCGTGCGCTCGGACGTGCCCTCGCTGGTGGCCTTCGGTGGTACCCCGTACACAGACAGTGACCGTTCCGTCAGCAGCAAGGTGTACCAGCTGCCCGAGCCGGGTGCCCGCCACTTCCGTGAGCTGACGGAGATGGAGGTGGGCTGCAGCCACACGTGCGTGGCAGTGCTGGACAACTTCGTGTATGTGGCCGGGGGCCAGCACCTGCAGTACCGCAGTGGCGAGGGCGCCGTGGATGCCTGCTACCGCTACGACCCCCACCTCAACCGCTGGCTGCGCCTGCAAGCCATGCAGGAGAGCCGGATCCAGTTCCAGCTGAACGTGCTGTGCGGCATGGTGTACGCCACGGGGGGCCGCAACCGGGCCGGCAGCCTGGCCTCGGTGGAGCGGTACTGCCCGCGGCGCAACGAGTGGGGCTACGCCTGCTCGCTCAAGCGCCGTACATGGGGCCACGCAGGCGCCTCGGCGGGGGGCCGCCTGTACATCTCGGGTGGCTATGGCATCTCGGTGGAGGACAAGAAGGCCCTGCACTGCTACGACCCCGAGGCCGACCAGTGGGAGTTCAAGGCGCCCATGAGCGAGCCCCGAGTGCTCCACGCTATGGTGGGCGCCGGCGGCCGCATCTACGCTCTCGGGGGCCGCATGGACCACGTGGACCGCTGCTTCGACGTGCTGGCCGTGGAGTACTACGTGCCCGAGACGGACCAGTGGACCAGCGTCACCCCCATGCGGGCCGGCCAGTCTGAGGCTGGCTGCTGCCTGCTGGACAGGAAGATCTACATTGTCGGGGGCTACAACTGGCGTCTCAACAACGTGACCGGCCTTGTGCAGGTGTACAACACCGAGACGGACGAGTGGGAGCGCGACCTGCACTTTCCCGAGTCCTTTGCCGGCATCGCCTGTGCCCCCGTGCTGCTGCCCCGGGCCGGGGCCCGCAG aGGCCAGCACTGCTGTCTTATAAACGAGATTTGTACCCTTGGGGCAACTTAA
- the KLHL26 gene encoding kelch-like protein 26 isoform X3: MAESGGSGGAGGGGFGAGPGPERPSRAMFTGGMREASQDVIELKGVSARGLRHIIDFAYSAEVTLDLDCVQDVLGAAVFLQMLPVVELCEEFLKAAMSVETCLHIGHMATTFSLASLKESVDAFTFRHFLQIAEEEDFLHLPLERLVFFLQSNRLQSCAEIDLFRAAVRWLQHDPARRLRASHVLCHIRFPLMRPSDLVDNVQTLDIMVEDVLCRQYLLEAFSYQVLPFRQHEMQSSRTAVRSDVPSLVAFGGTPYTDSDRSVSSKVYQLPEPGARHFRELTEMEVGCSHTCVAVLDNFVYVAGGQHLQYRSGEGAVDACYRYDPHLNRWLRLQAMQESRIQFQLNVLCGMVYATGGRNRAGSLASVERYCPRRNEWGYACSLKRRTWGHAGASAGGRLYISGGYGISVEDKKALHCYDPEADQWEFKAPMSEPRVLHAMVGAGGRIYALGGRMDHVDRCFDVLAVEYYVPETDQWTSVTPMRAGQSEAGCCLLDRKIYIVGGYNWRLNNVTGLVQVYNTETDEWERDLHFPESFAGIACAPVLLPRAGARRGQHCCLINEICTLGAT; the protein is encoded by the exons GGCCATGTTCACGGGTGGCATGCGGGAGGCGAGCCAGGACGTCATTGAGCTGAAGGGCGTGTCGGCCCGTGGCCTGAGGCACATCATCGACTTCGCCTACAGCGCCGAGGTGACCCTGGACCTGGACTGTGTGCAGGACGTGCTGGGCGCCGCCGTGTTCCTGCAGATGCTGCCTGTGGTGGAGCTGTGCGAGGAGTTCCTCAAGGCCGCCATGAGCGTCGAGACCTGTCTGCACATCGGCCACATGGCCACCACCTTCAGCCTGGCCTCGCTCAAGGAATCAGTGGACGCCTTCACCTTCCGGCACTTCCTGCAGATAGCCGAGGAGGAGGACTTCCTGCACCTGCCGCTCGAGCGCCTGGTCTTTTTCCTGCAGAGCAACCGGCTGCAGAGCTGCGCCGAGATTGACCTGTTCCGGGCGGCCGTGCGCTGGCTGCAGCACGACCCAGCCCGGCGCCTGCGTGCCAGCCACGTGCTCTGCCACATCCGCTTCCCGCTTATGCGGCCCTCGGACCTGGTGGACAACGTGCAGACGCTGGACATCATGGTGGAGGACGTGCTGTGCCGCCAGTACCTGCTGGAGGCTTTCAGCTACCAAGTGCTCCCCTTCCGGCAGCACGAGATGCAGTCGTCACGCACCGCCGTGCGCTCGGACGTGCCCTCGCTGGTGGCCTTCGGTGGTACCCCGTACACAGACAGTGACCGTTCCGTCAGCAGCAAGGTGTACCAGCTGCCCGAGCCGGGTGCCCGCCACTTCCGTGAGCTGACGGAGATGGAGGTGGGCTGCAGCCACACGTGCGTGGCAGTGCTGGACAACTTCGTGTATGTGGCCGGGGGCCAGCACCTGCAGTACCGCAGTGGCGAGGGCGCCGTGGATGCCTGCTACCGCTACGACCCCCACCTCAACCGCTGGCTGCGCCTGCAAGCCATGCAGGAGAGCCGGATCCAGTTCCAGCTGAACGTGCTGTGCGGCATGGTGTACGCCACGGGGGGCCGCAACCGGGCCGGCAGCCTGGCCTCGGTGGAGCGGTACTGCCCGCGGCGCAACGAGTGGGGCTACGCCTGCTCGCTCAAGCGCCGTACATGGGGCCACGCAGGCGCCTCGGCGGGGGGCCGCCTGTACATCTCGGGTGGCTATGGCATCTCGGTGGAGGACAAGAAGGCCCTGCACTGCTACGACCCCGAGGCCGACCAGTGGGAGTTCAAGGCGCCCATGAGCGAGCCCCGAGTGCTCCACGCTATGGTGGGCGCCGGCGGCCGCATCTACGCTCTCGGGGGCCGCATGGACCACGTGGACCGCTGCTTCGACGTGCTGGCCGTGGAGTACTACGTGCCCGAGACGGACCAGTGGACCAGCGTCACCCCCATGCGGGCCGGCCAGTCTGAGGCTGGCTGCTGCCTGCTGGACAGGAAGATCTACATTGTCGGGGGCTACAACTGGCGTCTCAACAACGTGACCGGCCTTGTGCAGGTGTACAACACCGAGACGGACGAGTGGGAGCGCGACCTGCACTTTCCCGAGTCCTTTGCCGGCATCGCCTGTGCCCCCGTGCTGCTGCCCCGGGCCGGGGCCCGCAG aGGCCAGCACTGCTGTCTTATAAACGAGATTTGTACCCTTGGGGCAACTTAA
- the KLHL26 gene encoding kelch-like protein 26 isoform X1: protein MESVRAPPLPRPASGQVAVTTGTQGRLPLLRDGFWQLHFHPGQLPAKPAQGPWVESRWLHGLSAACPPLLPHSMADKNGALKCTFSAPGHSTSLLQGLAALRAQGQLLDVVLTVNRETFHAHKVVLAACSDYFRAMFTGGMREASQDVIELKGVSARGLRHIIDFAYSAEVTLDLDCVQDVLGAAVFLQMLPVVELCEEFLKAAMSVETCLHIGHMATTFSLASLKESVDAFTFRHFLQIAEEEDFLHLPLERLVFFLQSNRLQSCAEIDLFRAAVRWLQHDPARRLRASHVLCHIRFPLMRPSDLVDNVQTLDIMVEDVLCRQYLLEAFSYQVLPFRQHEMQSSRTAVRSDVPSLVAFGGTPYTDSDRSVSSKVYQLPEPGARHFRELTEMEVGCSHTCVAVLDNFVYVAGGQHLQYRSGEGAVDACYRYDPHLNRWLRLQAMQESRIQFQLNVLCGMVYATGGRNRAGSLASVERYCPRRNEWGYACSLKRRTWGHAGASAGGRLYISGGYGISVEDKKALHCYDPEADQWEFKAPMSEPRVLHAMVGAGGRIYALGGRMDHVDRCFDVLAVEYYVPETDQWTSVTPMRAGQSEAGCCLLDRKIYIVGGYNWRLNNVTGLVQVYNTETDEWERDLHFPESFAGIACAPVLLPRAGARR, encoded by the exons ATGGAGTCTGTACGTGCACCTCCACTGCCAAGGCCAGCCAGCGGGCAGGTGGCAGTCACCACTGGGACCCAGGGCCGGCTTCCGCTTCTCAGGGATGGGTTCTGGCAACTTCACTTCCACCCAGGGCAGCTTCCTGCCAAGCCTGCTCAGGGcccctgggtggagagcagatGGCTCCATGGCCTCTCAGCTGCCTGCCCACCTCTGCTCCCCCACAGCATGGCTGACAAGAACGGGGCCCTCAAGTGCACCTTCTCGGCCCCTGGCCACAGCACCAGCCTCCTGCAGGGCCTCGCTGCCCTCCGCGCCCAGGGCCAGCTCCTGGACGTCGTGCTCACTGTCAACCGAGAGACCTTCCACGCGCACAAGGTGGTCCTGGCTGCCTGCAGCGACTACTTCAG GGCCATGTTCACGGGTGGCATGCGGGAGGCGAGCCAGGACGTCATTGAGCTGAAGGGCGTGTCGGCCCGTGGCCTGAGGCACATCATCGACTTCGCCTACAGCGCCGAGGTGACCCTGGACCTGGACTGTGTGCAGGACGTGCTGGGCGCCGCCGTGTTCCTGCAGATGCTGCCTGTGGTGGAGCTGTGCGAGGAGTTCCTCAAGGCCGCCATGAGCGTCGAGACCTGTCTGCACATCGGCCACATGGCCACCACCTTCAGCCTGGCCTCGCTCAAGGAATCAGTGGACGCCTTCACCTTCCGGCACTTCCTGCAGATAGCCGAGGAGGAGGACTTCCTGCACCTGCCGCTCGAGCGCCTGGTCTTTTTCCTGCAGAGCAACCGGCTGCAGAGCTGCGCCGAGATTGACCTGTTCCGGGCGGCCGTGCGCTGGCTGCAGCACGACCCAGCCCGGCGCCTGCGTGCCAGCCACGTGCTCTGCCACATCCGCTTCCCGCTTATGCGGCCCTCGGACCTGGTGGACAACGTGCAGACGCTGGACATCATGGTGGAGGACGTGCTGTGCCGCCAGTACCTGCTGGAGGCTTTCAGCTACCAAGTGCTCCCCTTCCGGCAGCACGAGATGCAGTCGTCACGCACCGCCGTGCGCTCGGACGTGCCCTCGCTGGTGGCCTTCGGTGGTACCCCGTACACAGACAGTGACCGTTCCGTCAGCAGCAAGGTGTACCAGCTGCCCGAGCCGGGTGCCCGCCACTTCCGTGAGCTGACGGAGATGGAGGTGGGCTGCAGCCACACGTGCGTGGCAGTGCTGGACAACTTCGTGTATGTGGCCGGGGGCCAGCACCTGCAGTACCGCAGTGGCGAGGGCGCCGTGGATGCCTGCTACCGCTACGACCCCCACCTCAACCGCTGGCTGCGCCTGCAAGCCATGCAGGAGAGCCGGATCCAGTTCCAGCTGAACGTGCTGTGCGGCATGGTGTACGCCACGGGGGGCCGCAACCGGGCCGGCAGCCTGGCCTCGGTGGAGCGGTACTGCCCGCGGCGCAACGAGTGGGGCTACGCCTGCTCGCTCAAGCGCCGTACATGGGGCCACGCAGGCGCCTCGGCGGGGGGCCGCCTGTACATCTCGGGTGGCTATGGCATCTCGGTGGAGGACAAGAAGGCCCTGCACTGCTACGACCCCGAGGCCGACCAGTGGGAGTTCAAGGCGCCCATGAGCGAGCCCCGAGTGCTCCACGCTATGGTGGGCGCCGGCGGCCGCATCTACGCTCTCGGGGGCCGCATGGACCACGTGGACCGCTGCTTCGACGTGCTGGCCGTGGAGTACTACGTGCCCGAGACGGACCAGTGGACCAGCGTCACCCCCATGCGGGCCGGCCAGTCTGAGGCTGGCTGCTGCCTGCTGGACAGGAAGATCTACATTGTCGGGGGCTACAACTGGCGTCTCAACAACGTGACCGGCCTTGTGCAGGTGTACAACACCGAGACGGACGAGTGGGAGCGCGACCTGCACTTTCCCGAGTCCTTTGCCGGCATCGCCTGTGCCCCCGTGCTGCTGCCCCGGGCCGGGGCCCGCAGGTAG